The Pleuronectes platessa chromosome 24, fPlePla1.1, whole genome shotgun sequence nucleotide sequence agcgccGTCATCATAGCAGGTCAGCACAGTAGTTTAAAGGCCGGCTGCAGCAACTCTCACCTCAGGGCGGCTTGTGGTTTGTTTATACACACACTTCCCTTTCCTGAGCTATATCTTGGATGCATGTGAgcgcgtgcgcacacacacacacacacacacacacacacacacacacacacacacacacacacacacacacacacacacacacacacacacacacacacacacacacacacacacacacacacacacacacacacacttcctctccgCCAACAGGATACTGATGTGTATAAAACACAACTGAGAACCCAGTGCCTTAAACATCAGGAATTCAGCAATAGCTTAATCAAAATCAATGGCCCATTGATCTGTCAATCATCTCTGGGTGAAAGCTCGGAGCCATACACGGAGATGTCAACTCTTTAATGAGCCTTTAATGAGGAGGGCCGATCCCGGTGCTGGAAACTAAAACGTGTGATTTCAGTCATGGTCTAATGTTCCAGAACGTGCAAATGGAAATGACTCCCAATGATACCGAGACTTAATTATAGCTCTGGTTTTCTTGAGCTAttgtttgtggtttttaaaGGACATAATCAAAACATCATGTTTTCTGATTCCACCATTGTACCCAGAATAAACCAAGCTGTGACCCCACAACTACACCAGACCTTTACATTTGTGCACAATAACATGTTTTCTCATAATCTCTATGTTTAAGCCTTTCATGCCAAAAGAATTATTGCAACTCACAACAGTCACACTCCCCCGTCACCACACTCACCATAAACAGAGAGGCAGGCCGTGGCGCTTCTGCTGCCGTCGGGGAACGTGTGGAACTCGCAGGTGTAGCAGGCCTCATCCTCCGTCCTGACCGGCTGGATGGTCAGCCGGGTGGTGTTCAGAGTTCGGCTCAGGGTGACCCGACCCTTGAACTGCTCCTCCACGCTGTGGTGGCCCTGCTTGCTGTAGGCGGCCACGGAGGTGGTGTCTCCCTGCTCGGCCGTCTTCCTCCACAGCACCTGATGCACCCTCTCGGAGAGGCTGTACCGGCAGGAGAGGGTGACGGTGGTTCCGCTCGTGGCCGTCTTGTTGCCCTCCAGCTGCACTTTACCTGAGACAGAGGGAATCCAGGAGTATGAAATCCTGACAGGGTTTTAACAAGAAGGAGCCAGAGAGCAATTAAATGTGATTAATGGTAACAACAGGGAGGTCAGAAGGGTGGGGGGTCTTTCTCCCCTGCTGATCCAAGAACTCAGACCCTATGTGACTCAAAGCATTGAGGGAGCTTCTGAGCAAATCAAATCTTCCATGTGAACGTCTGTGAGCTGCACAAAGGTCATGTGACTTCTACAAATAAACAGATTTCCAAAAGGATGTGTCTTCATGGCTGAGAAGAACAAAAGTTCAAGGGTCATTTGAGAGCTGCGGCCTCGAAGATAAGATAATTTACTAAAAATCCCAGAGTAGAAAACGATTTATCATCTTCAAATACACATCTGAGCCAAAGCCTGAATCCCGTTCTGTGGCCAGTTGCAGATAATAAACAGTCCAAGGCCTCTCACACTCACCAGTGACGGTGACGCACGTCCGGGCCTCTTCCGAAGGTTTGGGGTAAACGTCAAAGATGCAGCGGTAGCATCCGTCGTCATCGGACCTCACCCTCGTGATGGTGATGGAGCTGCCGTGGTCGGGGTGCCCGGTGAGCTGCACCCTGGGATCCTGGTAGCTGATGAGTACTGGCACAAGTGGCTGGTAGGCCAGGATGATCTTGCCTTGCTCGTTGAGCCATCGGACCTGCTTGACGGTGTTGCCGGCCGCCGTGGTGATGTTGCAGCTGAGCAGGAGGGGGAGGCCGGCCTCTGCGGTCAGGCTGGAGGGGGCTGTGACATCACCTGAGGAACATGAGCAACCGAAGTATGTGATCAATAATGAATAACAATCCgttcatccatccaaccatcttATCCTATCCTTCTATCCAACCAGCTTATCCATCCAACCATctcctctatctatctatccatcttatcctttcattcctttcttttccatccatccatcttcaaCTTTTTGGAGACAAATCGTCAAAGGGACGCACCACGAGTCCCGAGAACAGCTGCTCCTAcgaggcagagcagcagagggagtgCCGGTCCTCTCATCGCACAACGAGGCCGGATCTCACATCCAGGCTGCAGCCGCGAACTGGAACCCCGTCCGGGAGCTTCCACAGCTTCAAACCTCGGTGTGAAACCTCAACATGAAACAGCCCGAGGCCCCGTGCGGACAGTGAACCGGCGGAGCTGTGACACAGGAGGCCGAGATGCGTCAGCTGTCGAGTGCTGGGACTTGTTGAGCGGTTGCTGGTCACCACGGTTGTCGCTGCATCTCGTTGGGTCTGCTGCAAGGGGAAACATGAAGCCAGAGAATCACACCTGCACCACAACATCACActctttaaaacacaaatatatgaataaataaaaggtttatTTCTGATACCGATATCTGTCTGTTATTCTAAAGTATCTGAACAGCCAGAAAAAGACTGCTACCTGATAATCTACATAAACTTTTGACATCAATATCTGATGACACTGAGGAATCCTCTGGAAAAGGATTTGAAAAGTCGCTCAAATATGATTCAATGCAAGAAAACTTCATATTTGTTATCttcctttttaaatgttgtgtgtCCTTAGAAATACAACGTGTAAGCGCATGAACAACGGCAGCTGCTGATTCAGGAAACATTACCTGGGGCGTCACGGGAGATTTTAAGAGTTTGATCCACAGCCTGTGTAATAAACCCATAATCATCCGGCAGcaaaacaagctgctgctgggaAGTCTAGATTGCATCACAACCAGTGATTTCCACACAGGTACCTGAGACCCAGTACAACGGCCAGGAGACTGGGATGATGGGATGTTAGTCATTAAGGTGGATCACAgcatgcgtgagtgtgtgtgggtgtaatgAGAACTAACACAAGCTGAAGCCTGTGGCTACAAACATCAAGAAAGATGCTACTGCCAAACAACACTGGGATCCGATCAGCTCTGACCAGGACAACATGGTAACTGCAGGTATTGAGCTAAAACCAGATGGTGAAGGGGACTGGACCCACAGAGACCACAACAGGACCAGGTCAAGACCAGGTCCAGACCAGGTCCAGGGTTTCTGGGTGTTACTCTGCTCTTTTTACAGCACCAAGCATCTGGCTTCAATCGCGGAAGCCTGCTCCTGTTGGGCAGCACTTAAAAAGGCTTTTCCACTATAATACCACAGATGTCAGGCAGAGGGCTGCTACACTGGCTGCAAGAAATCTGATCCATTCATCAATCACCTGACAGCTTCACTGCTAAACATCTGCTCCAAATCCACATGTGCACAACCAGTGTACACCACAGCAAAAAGccaagatggagatggagatgaaaagcaaacaaatcttTCCCTTATTTAATAGAAGGGCCAAAacttatttttacatattttcaaGAACAATTTCATGCATTGTAAATCGTCTTGTCAGATCTAACTTAGGAAATAATCATAATTAGGcacaaaataaattcaaaatcaacatgaaacattcatttaccaAACAGCTGCCACAAGAAAACAGGCTGTGGCAATTTAATTTAGGTTAAATAAGTTCAGTTGAGTGAAATATTTGGTAATTTAAAGGAAGATTAATTCATTttagaggaaacaaaacatATTATGAAACAGTTAAATGTTATTTCCAGCACAAcagccatatatatatatatttaaacaacCTCCTCTCATAGATTGTAGTCACCATAAAAGCGTTGACGCGCATGGATCAAGTTTAAATTCATACATTAGAGGCTGAAAACTCAAAACTTTGAGAGAAAGTAAACTTTCCTGTTGTGAAATGAAACTCACCCGCTGACAGAGGACTGGCTGAGAGACTGGAGAAGCTGCCTGTGCTGCAGCTTCTGTCAAAGTGGAGCAGAACAATCCATGTTTCCTACTTTTAAACGACTGAGCGACTTTCGTGGTCCTGCTGAAGGATTTTACTGAAGAGTCTCTGACACCGCCTCAACTCCCCTCACACATGAAGCCTGAGGAAACAGTGACCCCTACTGGCCTTGTTTGGAACACACTTATTAATAAATAAGGAAGAAACCATTATTCCATTATCTGGGTCTTatacaggggtggactggccatctggcataccgggcatcgtcccggtgggccgttgacccaatgcgggccggtctggtccgctatgtttttttttctcttcttcctctctaaattccctccaattgggccggccaattggctacagagggctagcagtgtgttgccagtatcgacacatattattggtctattgtttgtcattgtcaatcagtcatgggctgacaggctcagagagcccggacagtgctgtcaatcacaacacaaaccagggtggggcgggacctcattccattttggggggggggagtcgcgggacgggctgctgctgagacagaaacttaaaatggataataagagtaaaaaacgcccgggtggcgctgaggagcatcgggaaaaaaagcctaagtctctggaggaggaggctgctacatgtgccaaactgacggacctgtttggagccgggttcaccagcccagcagcagcaggtgcgccgggagacgagcgaggaggactcgaccatgatgagcgagtggaggcagacatggtaagtaacgctggcctggcgctggctaggctacatttttgagacatgtccaaaacagagtagaaaacgtttttgatttggttttaatatgccgaattgtgatattatgggttattattgttcagatgatttagctaagctagctaagagctgctaacatcGTTTaatgttgccatagcaacagtaaactttctgagctgtaaatagagatgagagtgcttatgtgttgatccttaatggtgtgatcatgtacactaaattatcaattattacaggttgttgtgatatatttgaggagtcgttctccctttgttttatatgtggacatttgggaccactgttagaattgtaagtttatcatgtatttttgaatgtataaattcatacttcataattataataattttcaaaaggttttaaaagaaacacacatccaaaaagttctcaactctaggttcaggacagaggaaaacattttctttatttttcagacattataatgtatccatgtccttctccggttgatcacttgacatgtgagagcctgaggagttgttccccctctgtccatgttcgaggacttgctctctgtctgcctccactctctgccttcactgttccatgtctgttgagtctcctctagtctggtgagtttatcattttttatgttttatgaaatcatacttaatttgtgatgattagagacattataatgtatccatgtccttctcaggttgaccacttgacatgtgagagcctgaggagttgttttccagacacaggtagagctggcaggggcgtcaccctgggcctgcccttttgggctgggcttcagctgcagatctaaaggctgcttccaggggcatggggccctcagcctttgtttttctttgcttctgcaccttacaacatacatcacaccttattttcacacatccaaacactgttaacaccactgacgcgtaacatatttgacatatcccactacgtagttagagctatcttgatttggagttaaatacatttacttttggcatgagaggtttgtgtgtggcctcccttcttgttgccatctttgagctaggtggtaacagtagtatgcatgagagaagacgccgcgagatttgtggacttctatgtggtgtccgctgataatgtagtgggccggtctggacagacaatgccagggctgaatttttgtcccagtccacccctggtctTATATCAATTGAAACAACACAAGTTCTTATAATGTTGATGTTTATTCT carries:
- the LOC128430862 gene encoding nectin-2, whose protein sequence is MRGPALPLLLCLVGAAVLGTRGDVTAPSSLTAEAGLPLLLSCNITTAAGNTVKQVRWLNEQGKIILAYQPLVPVLISYQDPRVQLTGHPDHGSSITITRVRSDDDGCYRCIFDVYPKPSEEARTCVTVTGKVQLEGNKTATSGTTVTLSCRYSLSERVHQVLWRKTAEQGDTTSVAAYSKQGHHSVEEQFKGRVTLSRTLNTTRLTIQPVRTEDEACYTCEFHTFPDGSRSATACLSVYVLPKPEVTKVTSPSGVTEANCTAQSRPPADIKWDIGGDNRTIGPPVLSVFDQGDGTTIVTSTLLFQSGLISERSVQCTVHHPGLKTPLMVPLTTKVSPVVVILLSVCGVAAVLLLCLCVCLCKCLICTDD